The Deltaproteobacteria bacterium genome includes the window TCCAGCACCAGCCCCACCATCGAGGTGGTCGTGGTCTTGCCGTGAGTGCCCGCGATGGAGATGCCGTATTTCATCCGCATCAGCTCGGCGAGCATCTCGGCCCTGGGGATCACAATGAGCCCGCGCTCGCGGGCGGCCACCACTTCGGGGTTATCGGCCCGGATCGCCGTCGAGAGAACCACGATATCCGCACCCTCGACATTGGAGGCCCGGTGCCCCTCGAACACCTGCGCACCGAGCGCCTCCAGGCGGCGTGTCGTCTCGCCCGGCTTCTGGTCGGACCCGGAAACCGGGAACCCCCGGTTCAGCAGTATCTCCGCGATTCCGCTCATGCCGGAACCGCCGATTCCCACAAGGTGAATTTTTCTGACTCGTCCGTACATCGCTTCTCACTCCTCACCGGCGGTGCCGTCAGCGGCCCGCCAACCCTTGGTAAAACATCCGGAAGCTCCCGCGCCTCCGACTCCAGTCGCCCTCGCTACCCGTCAGGCGGCCCTGCCGCCCGCCGCCATTCCTTTCCCGCCAGCACCGGCGGACCTCCCCAGGTCCGCCAGGCAGATGTCCACGATCCGGGCGGCGGCATCCGGCTTTCCGAACGACCGCATCGCCAGGCCCATCCTTTCCAGTTCCGTCCGGCTCCGGAGCAGCCGGTCCACCTCGGCGGCGAGCCGTTCGACGGCCGCCTCCGCCTGCGGTACCAGCACCGCCCCGCCCGCCGCCACGCAGTCGCGGGCGTTCAGCGTCTGGTGATCGTCGGTCGCCGCCGGGAACGGCACGAACAGGGCCGGACGCCCGAGCGCGGCAAGCTCGGCCACGGTCGAGGCCCCGGCGCGCCCCACGACCAGCGTCGCGTCCTGGATCAGGGCGGCCATGTCGGAGACGAACTCCGCCACGGTGATGCCTTCTGCTCCCGTGCCGTAGGCGGCCTTCACGCCGTCCAGATTCCCGCGCCCGCACTGGTGCGTCCACTTCAGGCCCGGATGCTGCGGCGCCACCTTCTTCCAGACTTCCGGCAGGCGCTCGTTCAGGGCCCGCGCCCCCTGCGAACCGCCCAGAATCACCACATGCGGCTGTGCCGGAAGCGGCGATGGCTGCGCGGCCTTCGCCCGGATGTCCGAGCGGACGGGATTTCCCGTAACGGCCGTCTTCGCCGCCGGAAACTGGCTCCGGGCGCCCTCGAAACCGAGGAACACCCGGCGGACAAGCCGCCCCAGCACGCGGTTGGTCAGGCCGGCCCGCGAGTTCTGTTCCTGGACCGCCGTGTAGGCGCGGGCGAGCCAAGCCCCCAGCAGCACCGGACCCGAGGCGTAGCCGCCCACACCCAGCACGATATCCGGACGGAACTCACGCACGATGCCGAGCGCCCGGAGCAGTGCCACCGGCAGCCGCATCAGGCCCCTGAGCCTTGCCCCCAGACCGAGCCCCTTCAGCCCGGACACGTCCAGGAGCCGGTGCGGAAGCCCCCGCTCAGGAAGCACCCGCGCCTCGATTCCCTGCCGGGCGCCGACGAACAGCACCTGGTTTTCCGGATCGCGGGCAAGGAACTCCTCCGCCACCGCAATGCCGGGGAACAGGTGTCCGCCCGTGCCGCCGCCCGCCACGATCAGTCTCATGCGGGTGTCCTCCGGGCGATGGAGATCAGGATGCCGACCAGCCAGAAGTGGATGACCAGGCTCGTGGCCCCGACCGAGAAGAACGGCAGGGGAAGCCCCTTGGTGGGAGCGAGTCCCATCACCACGGCGAGGTTGAAGAAGGCCTCGACCGCGATCAGCATCGAGATTCCCGCCGCGGCCAGCATTTCGAAACGGGTTTCCGCCTTCGAGGCGATCCTGAGACCGGAGATCACCAGCGCCAGGAACAGACTGATCACGAAGATGACGCCGAGGAACCCCATTTCCTCGGCCAGGACACTAAAGATGAAATCAGTGTGCGCCTCCGGGAGGAAGTGCAGCTTCTGGCGCGAGTCGCCGAGACCAACGCCCAGGATGCCGCCCTTGGCGAAGGCGATGAGCGACTGGACGAGCTGGAATCCCGAGTCGCGGGAGTTTTCCCACGGGTCCAGGAAGGCGATCACCCGCTGAACCCGCCACGGGGTCACGGCGATGACGGCCGCCACGGCTCCGGCACCAGCCAGAACCAGTCCGCCCAGGTGCAGCGGATGGGCTCCGGCAACGAACAGCATTCCGCAGGCGACGGTGCCGATCACAACCGCCGTTCCCAGGTCCGGCTGGGCCATGATGAGTGCCAGCGGCACCAGCGCCAGCAGAAGCGGCGGCAGGAACCCGCCGGTAAAGGAACGCACCCGGTCGTCAATGGAACTGAGGCCCCTTGCCAGGAGCAGGATCAGGGCGAGCTTGGCGAACTCCGACGGCTGGAACCCGAACCCCATGAAACGGAACCAGCGGCGGGCGCCGTTGGCGGCGACACCGATCGAGGGGTGCAGGACCAGAACCAGCATGATGAGGGCCGCCGCATACAGGACGGGCGCGAGCCTCGACCACCGGGCCGGCGGAACGGCCACCGCGATTCCAGCCATCGCGCAGCCGATGGCCGCGCCGATCCCCTGCCGGGTCAGGTAGTAGAACTCGTCGCCGAACAGTTCCTTCGCCCGGATCGAGCTGGCGCTGAACACCATCACCATGCCGATGACAAAGAGGGACATGACAGGAACGAGGATGCCGGCCGTGGAGGGATGCGCCCTCGCGGACAGGGTTTTCCGTACGAGACTGCGGGCGGCGGAACTCATAAACGTCCCACCTCCGCTTCAAAGACTTCGCCACGGTGGGCATAGTTCCTGAACTGGTCGAAGCTGGCGCAGGCCGGCGCCAGAAGAACCGTATCGCCCGGCACGGCGGCTCCGTGGGCAAGGCGCACCGCCTCGGGAAGGGTCTCTGCGGTTTCAACCGGGACGACACCGCCCAGTTCGGCGGCCAGCCGGTCCCGCGAGGAACCAAAAGCGATCACCCGGCTGACGATGCTGCCCAGCTTGCGGCGGACCGGTTCGTAGCTGCCGCCCTTTTCCACGCCGCCCACAAGGAGGATCACGTTCCCGGCAAAGCCTTCCAGCGCACGGACCGTGGCCCCGACGTTCGTGGCCTTGGAGTCGTTGTAGTAGGCGGCGCCATTCAGTTCCCGTACCAGCACGCAGCGGTGGGGCAGCCCCCGGAACCCCTGCACGACGGAACGGATGGCGGTCCAGTCCGCGCCCATGAGGCGGGCCGCCAGGATCGCGGCGGCCAGGTTCTCGCGGTTGTGGAGTCCCTTCAGCGGCGAACGGGCGAGGTCGATATCCTCGGTCACGCCATCAACGCAGTAGCGGGCAAGCGTTCCGTGAAGCCTGATCCCGTCGCCCGGCAGCTCGCGGCCGTTGGCCGAGAACCACAGCCGCCGCGCACGAATGGACGACGCTCCCTTTACCACGGCGCTGTCGTCGGCCGACAGCACTGCCCAGTCGCTCTCGCCCATCGCCCGGAACAGGCGCAGCTTGGCGGCGGCGTAGTCATCAAACGACGGATAGCGGTCCAGATGATCCTCGGTAATGTTGAGAAGGACCGCCACCTTCGGACAGAACTTCTCGACGGTTTCGCACTGGTAGGAGGAAACCTCCAGCACGATGGCATCCAGCTTCTGCCCGGCCGCCTCGAACACCGGCGTGCCGAGGTTTCCGCCCATGAAAATCCGCCTGCCGGACGCCTTCAGCATCTCGCCGACGAGCGTCGTCGTGGTGGACTTGCCGTTGGTCCCGGTGATGGCGACGACGGGGCCCTCCAGGGCGGGCCAGGCGAACTCGATGTCACCCACGAGGCGAAGTCCACGGGCGGCGGCCTGCCGCAGCGGATCGCTCATGAGCGGGACGCCGGGACTCACCATGACCCCATCGAGCCCCTCGAAGAAGGCCGGCGGGTGGCCGCCAAGGAACAGGTCCACGCCGGACCGCCGGAGTTCAGCATCGGTATCCGCTTCCAGTGATGGCCGCGTGTCGGAGGCCCGCACGCGGGCGCCTCCGGCGCGCAGGTAACGGCAGGCCGAGAGGCCGGTCTTGCCGAGCCCCACGACTCCGATCACCTGTCCTTCGTACCGTCCGTGCATGAAAACCTGCCTGCTACCTCAGCTTCAGCGTCGAGAAACTCACGAGCGCCAGGATGATGGAGATGATCCAGAACCGCACGGTCACGCGGGTTTCGGGCCATCCCACCTGTTCAAAGTGGTGGTGAAGCGGGGCCATGCGGAAAATCCGCCTGCCCCCGCTCAGCTTGTACCAGGAGACCTGCATCATCACCGACACCGTTTCGATCACGAACACGCCGCCCACGATGACGAGGAGGAACTCATGCTTGGCCAGCACGGCGATGCTGCCGATGAGCGCACCCAGGGCCAGTGCCCCCACGTCGCCCATGAACACCAGCGCCGGGTGGCAGTTGAACCACAGGAAGGCGAGGCCGGCACCGGCCGCCGCCGATCCGATCACGGCCAGTTCCCCGGCTCCCGGCACGAAGGGCAGCTGGAGGTAGTCGGCGATCTTCTGGTGGCCGGTGAGATACGCCAGCACGGCGTAAGCCGCCGAGCAGATGATGATGGGGCCGATGGCGAGCCCGTCGAGGCCGTCCGTCAGGTTCACGGCGTTGGCCGCGCCCACGATGACGAACATGGCGAGGAACACGTAAAAGGCCCCGATGTCCGGCGTGAATTCCTTGATGAACGGAACCGACAGCTCGGTGGAGATGCCCCGGGTCCAGACCCAGTAGCCAACCGTGCCCGCGATCAGGAACTCGCAGAGGAGCCGGAGTTTCCCCGACAGCCCCTTGGTGTTCTTCTTCGTGATCTTGAGCCAGTCGTCGTAGAAGCCGATCACGCCGAAGCCGGTCATCGTGAACATGACCACCCACATCTTCTCGGAGTTGAGGCGGCTCCAGAGCAGCACGGAGACGAGGATCGACCCCAGGATGAGCACGCCACCCATCGTCGGCGTGCCTTGCTTGGCCATGTGCGTCTGGGGACCGTCGGTGCGGATCTGCTGGCCGTACTTGAGCTCGCGCAGCTTGCCGATCACCCACGGACCCAGCAGGACGCCCAGCAGGAACGCCGTCACGGCAGCCCCGAGCGACCGGAACGTGATGTACCGGAACACGTTGAAGGCGAAAAACTGGTCCGCCATCGGATAGAGCAGCCAGTAGAGCATCTAGTGTGTCTCTCCTCCGGCGCGGCCGGTGAGCCGCGCCTCCAGCGGTCC containing:
- the murG gene encoding undecaprenyldiphospho-muramoylpentapeptide beta-N-acetylglucosaminyltransferase; translation: MRLIVAGGGTGGHLFPGIAVAEEFLARDPENQVLFVGARQGIEARVLPERGLPHRLLDVSGLKGLGLGARLRGLMRLPVALLRALGIVREFRPDIVLGVGGYASGPVLLGAWLARAYTAVQEQNSRAGLTNRVLGRLVRRVFLGFEGARSQFPAAKTAVTGNPVRSDIRAKAAQPSPLPAQPHVVILGGSQGARALNERLPEVWKKVAPQHPGLKWTHQCGRGNLDGVKAAYGTGAEGITVAEFVSDMAALIQDATLVVGRAGASTVAELAALGRPALFVPFPAATDDHQTLNARDCVAAGGAVLVPQAEAAVERLAAEVDRLLRSRTELERMGLAMRSFGKPDAAARIVDICLADLGRSAGAGGKGMAAGGRAA
- the ftsW gene encoding putative lipid II flippase FtsW codes for the protein MSSAARSLVRKTLSARAHPSTAGILVPVMSLFVIGMVMVFSASSIRAKELFGDEFYYLTRQGIGAAIGCAMAGIAVAVPPARWSRLAPVLYAAALIMLVLVLHPSIGVAANGARRWFRFMGFGFQPSEFAKLALILLLARGLSSIDDRVRSFTGGFLPPLLLALVPLALIMAQPDLGTAVVIGTVACGMLFVAGAHPLHLGGLVLAGAGAVAAVIAVTPWRVQRVIAFLDPWENSRDSGFQLVQSLIAFAKGGILGVGLGDSRQKLHFLPEAHTDFIFSVLAEEMGFLGVIFVISLFLALVISGLRIASKAETRFEMLAAAGISMLIAVEAFFNLAVVMGLAPTKGLPLPFFSVGATSLVIHFWLVGILISIARRTPA
- the murD gene encoding UDP-N-acetylmuramoyl-L-alanine--D-glutamate ligase codes for the protein MHGRYEGQVIGVVGLGKTGLSACRYLRAGGARVRASDTRPSLEADTDAELRRSGVDLFLGGHPPAFFEGLDGVMVSPGVPLMSDPLRQAAARGLRLVGDIEFAWPALEGPVVAITGTNGKSTTTTLVGEMLKASGRRIFMGGNLGTPVFEAAGQKLDAIVLEVSSYQCETVEKFCPKVAVLLNITEDHLDRYPSFDDYAAAKLRLFRAMGESDWAVLSADDSAVVKGASSIRARRLWFSANGRELPGDGIRLHGTLARYCVDGVTEDIDLARSPLKGLHNRENLAAAILAARLMGADWTAIRSVVQGFRGLPHRCVLVRELNGAAYYNDSKATNVGATVRALEGFAGNVILLVGGVEKGGSYEPVRRKLGSIVSRVIAFGSSRDRLAAELGGVVPVETAETLPEAVRLAHGAAVPGDTVLLAPACASFDQFRNYAHRGEVFEAEVGRL
- the mraY gene encoding phospho-N-acetylmuramoyl-pentapeptide-transferase, with translation MLYWLLYPMADQFFAFNVFRYITFRSLGAAVTAFLLGVLLGPWVIGKLRELKYGQQIRTDGPQTHMAKQGTPTMGGVLILGSILVSVLLWSRLNSEKMWVVMFTMTGFGVIGFYDDWLKITKKNTKGLSGKLRLLCEFLIAGTVGYWVWTRGISTELSVPFIKEFTPDIGAFYVFLAMFVIVGAANAVNLTDGLDGLAIGPIIICSAAYAVLAYLTGHQKIADYLQLPFVPGAGELAVIGSAAAGAGLAFLWFNCHPALVFMGDVGALALGALIGSIAVLAKHEFLLVIVGGVFVIETVSVMMQVSWYKLSGGRRIFRMAPLHHHFEQVGWPETRVTVRFWIISIILALVSFSTLKLR